In Bubalus bubalis isolate 160015118507 breed Murrah chromosome 3, NDDB_SH_1, whole genome shotgun sequence, a genomic segment contains:
- the NXNL2 gene encoding nucleoredoxin-like protein 2 isoform X1, with amino-acid sequence MRGWQRRVRRPGARRRRAASSAGHSCAGVLLPQVSSPAGVPAPGHGGRAGRAAPGDLRRRVGGGRGGAAEQGGGAILRRGPVRAQPRLHAAALRLLRGARGRGAAAGALRGGLRVRRRQRAGNAGIHAGTAWCLAGAALPRPLPAVSGDRVCGSELRTRYHITAIPRLVILKPSGEVITDKGRKQIRERGLACFQNWVEAADIFQNFSG; translated from the exons ATGCGAGGGTGGCAGAGAAGAGTGCGTCGCCCAGGAGCGCGGAGGCGACGAGCAGCGAGCAGCGCAGGACACAGCTGCGCAG GTGTCCTTCTGCCGCAGGTGTCCTCCCCCGCAGGTGTCCCCGCGCCCGGCCATGGTGGACGTGCTGGGCGGGCGGCGCCTGGTGACCTGCGACGGCGCGTGGGTGGAGGCCGAGGCGGCGCTGCAGAACAAGGTGGTGGCGCTATACTTCGCCGCGGGCCGGTGCGCGCCCAGCCGCGACTTCACGCCGCTGCTCTGCGACTTCTACGAGGAGCTCGTGGACGAGGCGCGGCCGCCGGCGCCCTTCGAGGTGGTCTTCGTGTCCGCCGACGGCAGCGCGCAGGAAATGCTGGAATTCATGCAGGAACTGCATGGTGCCTGGCTGGCGCTGCCCTTCCACGACCCCTACCGGCAGTGAGTGGAGACCGTGTGTGTGGGAG CGAGCTGAGGACCAGGTACCACATCACGGCCATCCCCAGGCTTGTGATCCTGAAGCCCAGCGGGGAGGTCATCACCGACAAAGGGCGGAAGCAGATCCGGGAGCGGGGGCTGGCCTGCTTCCAGAACTGGGTGGAGGCAGCGGACATCTTCCAGAATTTCTCCGGTTGA
- the NXNL2 gene encoding nucleoredoxin-like protein 2 isoform X3, giving the protein MVDVLGGRRLVTCDGAWVEAEAALQNKVVALYFAAGRCAPSRDFTPLLCDFYEELVDEARPPAPFEVVFVSADGSAQEMLEFMQELHGAWLALPFHDPYRHELRTRYHITAIPRLVILKPSGEVITDKGRKQIRERGLACFQNWVEAADIFQNFSG; this is encoded by the exons ATGGTGGACGTGCTGGGCGGGCGGCGCCTGGTGACCTGCGACGGCGCGTGGGTGGAGGCCGAGGCGGCGCTGCAGAACAAGGTGGTGGCGCTATACTTCGCCGCGGGCCGGTGCGCGCCCAGCCGCGACTTCACGCCGCTGCTCTGCGACTTCTACGAGGAGCTCGTGGACGAGGCGCGGCCGCCGGCGCCCTTCGAGGTGGTCTTCGTGTCCGCCGACGGCAGCGCGCAGGAAATGCTGGAATTCATGCAGGAACTGCATGGTGCCTGGCTGGCGCTGCCCTTCCACGACCCCTACCGGCA CGAGCTGAGGACCAGGTACCACATCACGGCCATCCCCAGGCTTGTGATCCTGAAGCCCAGCGGGGAGGTCATCACCGACAAAGGGCGGAAGCAGATCCGGGAGCGGGGGCTGGCCTGCTTCCAGAACTGGGTGGAGGCAGCGGACATCTTCCAGAATTTCTCCGGTTGA
- the NXNL2 gene encoding nucleoredoxin-like protein 2 isoform X4, with protein sequence MVDVLGGRRLVTCDGAWVEAEAALQNKVVALYFAAGRCAPSRDFTPLLCDFYEELVDEARPPAPFEVVFVSADGSAQEMLEFMQELHGAWLALPFHDPYRQLTSQISSAQSSRVTMAMTLSSTDAERFHHRMLLWDSIG encoded by the exons ATGGTGGACGTGCTGGGCGGGCGGCGCCTGGTGACCTGCGACGGCGCGTGGGTGGAGGCCGAGGCGGCGCTGCAGAACAAGGTGGTGGCGCTATACTTCGCCGCGGGCCGGTGCGCGCCCAGCCGCGACTTCACGCCGCTGCTCTGCGACTTCTACGAGGAGCTCGTGGACGAGGCGCGGCCGCCGGCGCCCTTCGAGGTGGTCTTCGTGTCCGCCGACGGCAGCGCGCAGGAAATGCTGGAATTCATGCAGGAACTGCATGGTGCCTGGCTGGCGCTGCCCTTCCACGACCCCTACCGGCA GCTCACCAGCCAGatttcaagtgctcagtcatCACGGGTGACCATGGCTATGACGCTGAGTAGCACAGATGCAGAACGGTTCCATCACCGGATGCTCCTCTGGGACAGCATTGGCTGA
- the NXNL2 gene encoding nucleoredoxin-like protein 2 isoform X2 produces MVDVLGGRRLVTCDGAWVEAEAALQNKVVALYFAAGRCAPSRDFTPLLCDFYEELVDEARPPAPFEVVFVSADGSAQEMLEFMQELHGAWLALPFHDPYRQFTTLRATDKGNQITANLRPWQAGNRKGFAPSCPVLRAIIPVKVMGRCAKLRRQTLLSLNEYK; encoded by the exons ATGGTGGACGTGCTGGGCGGGCGGCGCCTGGTGACCTGCGACGGCGCGTGGGTGGAGGCCGAGGCGGCGCTGCAGAACAAGGTGGTGGCGCTATACTTCGCCGCGGGCCGGTGCGCGCCCAGCCGCGACTTCACGCCGCTGCTCTGCGACTTCTACGAGGAGCTCGTGGACGAGGCGCGGCCGCCGGCGCCCTTCGAGGTGGTCTTCGTGTCCGCCGACGGCAGCGCGCAGGAAATGCTGGAATTCATGCAGGAACTGCATGGTGCCTGGCTGGCGCTGCCCTTCCACGACCCCTACCGGCA gTTCACAACCCTGAGGGCAACAGATAAGGGAAATCAGATTACTGCTAACCTGAGGCCCTGGCAAGCTGGTAACAGGAAGGGATTTGCACCCAGCTGTCCTGTCCTGAGGGCGATAATCCCTGTGAAGGTTATGGGGAGATGTGCAAAACTGAGAAGGCAGACACTCCTTTCCctaaatgaatacaaataa